CAAGCAGGCAAGTGGTGCTTCACCAGCTTCTGCAGGGCTGAAAGTGAAAGGACAGCTCagctgggaggagtggctgaagCACAGGGGGATGAGCCTGTTTCTGTTTCTTCCCAAGCATCTGGTGGGAGCCCTGGTTTTAATAGGAATACCTAAGAACAAGATTTCCTGTTGAATCAATTTCCTGCTCTTTTGCAGGAAATCTCCCTGGGTTTCCCCATGGGGTGACTccagagtgtccccagggccTCCCCTGTTGTTGGACTCACATATTGCAAACAGGAGATGAGTTCCAGACCCAAGTGTCCCTTCCTgccccccttctcctcctcctcccagctgcAGACTCTTTATTCCAGGCACCTGGAGCAGCCTTTAGGAATTAAATGATGGCTGTTTTTAGGATGATGTTTATGCATTCTTCTGCAGCTTGTCTGCAATGAAAGCTGCAATTAGGACAAGACTTGTGTTCAAaaccagcacaggcagagcttgAACACTTGGAGGGAGCTGTTCCATTGCTGGGGCCATGCAGGGCAGTGAATTAATAAAATCACCTGCAGAACATCAGGAATCACTCTGACATCCAAGGGCTGAGTGACATTAAGGGATGGAGCAAAgctgcctgtggcaggcagcCCTCAGTGTTCTCATCCAGGGATAATTCCTTTTGCCTTGCAGAACTGCTGAGCCACACAACAGTGAGCCAGGGGAAGATTCCAAGATGGAGAGATATCAGGGGAACTCACTCGGTCCCAAAGGTGAGTGGATGAATTTGGGGACTGTGGGGTGCCTGAAATTATTATTGCAATGAGAGAGGGATttgtcaaaccatgacaatgGAAGAAGCAGCTCAGGTTGCAGGATGGGTTGTGCAGAAGTGTCTGGAACTCAGACTTCAAAGCACAGCTGTGATTCAAGGGTTAAATAAGCAGTGTCAGTGCCTAGTGCTCATCTACCAGGTACCAGTGTCCTGCTTTCAGTCCTccttaaaagaacaaaaaaaaaaaatagcagagtATAAGATGCAGGAAACTTTTACCTTACCAGCCTtagggcagcagagcaggttaGAAGGGCTGTAAGtggaaaatatttaacaaaattTGAAAGTGCTCTATAGACTTCTAGTCTAAAATACTGGGGGCAAAATCACATGGCAAAATTGCCATGAAGAAAGGGTCAAGAAAGGGATGTGGAAGAATGTGTAACAACATTTGCTTTCATGTGCTTGAGACTTGTATATGTATTGCTGTTATGGCAGCAGGAAATTTGTAAATCTAAGATGCTGAACACTTTCCTTTCAAAGCAGACTTCTCCTCTCCTGGCTCCAGTGTGTGGACAACACGTTGTGATGGGGAGGTCAGGCTGAGGATGGAGGAGCAGGGCCCTGGCAGCGAGGCCCCAAGGACTGTGCACCAGCTCTTTCAGGAAAGTGTCAACAAGTACAGTGACTATTATGCCCTTGCATCCAAAAAAGATGGCAGGTGGATGAAGCTGACGTATAAGATGTACTATGATGAGTGCTGGAAAGCAGCCAAAAGCTTTCTGAAGGTAAGAGTTTTCTCTTTGGCATATTCACAGAATCCTAAAAacagcatggtttgggttggaagggaccttagagcccatccagtgccacccctgccatggcagggacacctcccactgtcccaggctgctcccagccctgcccagcctggccttgggcactgccagggatccaggggcagccacagctgctctgggcaccccaaaccAGGGTCTGCCCatcctgccagggaacaattcctgtcCAGTATCTGATATAAATCTctcttcttttaatttaaaacttatTCTCCCTCTTCCTGCCACTGTGtcagaacaaaacaaatgaaactctgtgtcaaaacaaaacaaaggcaaGTTTAATGTTCACTCATTTAAGTGCAGGAATGGCTTCAATCAAGTCTATCTTAAATCTGCaaattccctgaatgcagaTGAATCTTACAGTGACAGGGAAATACCTGAACATGCTATGGACACCTTGGTATTTCATTTTTTTGACAGTTGCTTCCACATTTaaccaagaaaaaaagcacGTAAAGAAACATTTGAAGTGAGATGTTTGAGATGTGTGGCAAACCTGGACTCTGCCCCTCCAGAGGCTTGGGAAAGTTTATCTTTCTAAGAAAAAAAGGGAACCTTACAAATCAGACTTAAGTGTCCCACATGGCCCAGCCTTTTGATTGTGCTGCTGGGATTAGGAGACTTGGAGACAGAAACCAACAGCACCTGTTTTTACTGTTGGGATCAAGTCTTATCTCTTCAAGTTAAGGCCAGCCTGGTTTTACTCCTGTGCTGGGATCTTCCACTCTGGGACAAAACCAGAGTCTGGCTGAGGCAGTTAAAGTCTGGGACTCCAAGAGCTGGAATTTCATAGCCAGGTGTGACTGCCACTGGAGCTTTGCTCTGGCCATTATTGACATCTGACATTCCCAGCTTGTACCAAATGTCCCAGGAGGTGTTGTCTGACTTCACCTCTCACCTCCTGACTCCCATCCCAAGGGGATCTGGTGACTCCCTGGACTGCAGGTTTATATTCCTGTGAGTGAATTCAGTGAGCCTGTCTTTCCAAGGGCAGAGCTCAGCAAATCCCAGTTTTCCTGCCCACTTACAGTGGGACAGTGCTGTGAAACTTTCCCTGGTTCCATCCTGGCTCCTGGGGAGTTTTTCAGTGTAAGAACTTGAACTCTTCCCTTAGTgctgtgctcccagcagagaTCTGCAAATGATCCCTGGGCTCTGTCCAGAGGAGGAGGCAGGCTGCTGTAATGCCATCTCTTGTttacagctggggctggagcgtTTCCATGGAGTGGGCATCCTGGGGTTTAATTCTGCTGAGTGGTTCATTGCTGACATTGGAGCCATCCTTGCAGGGTAAGACTCTTGTTTCTTGCCATGAATTTTACTTTGGCAGGCAGAGAGTGACTGCAGTATTCACATGAGAAGCAGGTTTTGATTAAAACCccagtaaaacaaacaaaaaacactcCAAACCCAATTGCTTAGATTTGGATTTAAGGCAGATAGAAGCTGAACTATTTCATAATGAATTAATGAGACAAAAATTAACTACTTTCTTTTAGCCAGCTGCTTCTCTCAAAATAAGATGACCAGTAGGTTAATCTAAAAGCATTCTTATGTACACAGTGATTAAGGAAATACCAGAGAATCCCATGGCTGGATTGTGATATCTGCCTTCCACATGAGATATTTTGGTCCCTTGAACCACTCTTGACATTCCCATGCCCCAGAACAGAATCTTTCCTCTTGGAATTAAGCTCTCCCCTTTTTTGTTGTCATTTTATGAGATATTGTTCTTaaagtttttttctctgaaatttgcCAGCAACTCTGCTTGTCCTCTAactctgttttgcttttctgttctgttttttcccttttccagggGATTTGCTGTTGGGATCTACACTACAAACTCTCCTGAGGCCTGTCATTATGTAGCAGAGAACTGCAGTGCCAACGTTATAGTGGTGGAAAACCATaaacagctgcagaaaatcTTAGAGGTAATTATGTGTTTTAAATGGCTGGGGGTTACAGCAACCTgttgacagatgtggtaaaatgCTGTGGGAGGGCATTGCCTGAGGGGAGTGCTGGGTCTGAGAGCAGAGGTGAATTCCTTGGTgtgctccctgccccagccaggtgAGCTGTCACTGGCACTGTGTCTCACAAGAGGTTAAGTGGTGCTTTCACTTCTTAAAAGGCTTAAAGCAGAAGAAGCCAAAATGAACAACTGAGCATCCTCTAGGTTGTCTGGCACCATCCCAGCTCAAATTATGGCTGTTTCTAGCGAGGCAAAGCCATTCTTTCAGAGCACAGATGGGATTCTCTTGGCTTTACATAAAGTGGCAAATCTGAGGAGTGTGCATAGTGGGGTTACAGGGGTCTAAAAGGGACAAGCAGCATTTGCTCCTTCTCACAAATCTCCCTTCTTAACACAGATTGAGCACAGACTACCTCATCTGAAGGGCATTGTCCAGTATGGGGAGGAGATCAAAGAGAAGAGACCAAATCTGTACTCGGTGAGTCCTGGGTTTCTTCACAGCTTCTAAGTGCTGGTTGTGTTCAGCTGATGGCTGCAAGCACtgtcacctgccctggggccttGAACATCTGGTGGGTGacatccctgtccatggcagggccttggaatgagatgatctttaaggtcccttccaagccaaaccagcCTGGGGTTGTGTGACTGATCCCCTGAGCTGCTGTTGGCTGTGGTGGGCAGGAGGTGTCTGCTGTTGTTGTGTCTGCTCTTGCTGTTGTGCAACCTGGATAATCCATGTTGTAAGGGGGCTGCTGACCTTTGGCAGACACCTTGGGCCCCACAATTATTCCGGGGATTTGCTACAGAGCTGTAAAGCTGCTGGGGGTGGTTCTGTCTCCTTTCTGCTTCTCCGTGTCAGCCAGGAATCACTGTGGGGTGACAGTGTGGGGTGACAGCCTCTTCCAGAGGTCTGGACTGGGAGAACAGCTTCCTTCTCTTGGTGTGTAGCAAAGAGTTTCATTTTTCCTGTGGGTGATACCTTACAAAGGGACTGAGCTTTTCTGTTCTCTGCAGTGGAGGGAGTtcatggagctgggcagggacgTTCCGGACTCGCAGCTCCACGAGATCATCGCGTCCCAGAAACCCAACCAGTGCTGCACCCTCATCTACACCTCGGGCACCACGGGGCAGCCCAAGGGTGTCATGCTCAGCCACGACAACGTGAGTGCCCAGTGCCACCCAGGGGTGCTGAGGGAGGgaccctgagctgggagggaccctcggggatgctcagggcagcccctgtccccgcacagccaccccaacagccccaccctgagcagccctggcagcgctggccaaacgctcctggagctctggcagccttggggccgggaccattccctgggcagcctgggcagtgccagcaccctcgggGGCAAGAaccttgccctgagctccatgccaagccctggcacagctccagcccttggtgggctcctggccctgtcccagagcagagctcagcccctgcccctctgcctgccctgggcaggagctgcagcccccaggagcctcccctcagtctcctgtgctccagctgaACGAGCCAAGTGCTGCTGTTGAGATCCCAGGCTGCTGTAGCTGTGTTGTGCCTGGTGTGTtgtgtgtgtccctgctctgaagCCCCTGTGGGTTCCTGTTGCAGCTGACGTGGACAGCGGTGGTGGCCGCGCGCTCCATCATGCTGAGTGATGCCCACGacaggcaggaggaggtggTCAGCTACCTGCCCCTCAGCCACATTGCTGCACAAATGTGTGACATTTGGGCAGCCATGGCCTTCGGAGTGCAAGTTTACTTTGCCCGACCAGATGCATtgaaggtaaaaaaaataagataatAAACTTATACTCATCCACCTGCTTGAGCTGGGGTGTGTGCTTGAAACAATGCTGTGATATCTCGTGGTTCTGTCAGCTTTCCTGACTGGGTTTGCTTTTCCCACTGACCAGCTGCCCCTGTTGGTTTGACTGGGCCTGACCTTCACCTTTTGACTCAGTCACAAACTGGGAGAAGCTGACCCAGCACTTCAGAACTGGGATCTGCTGAGCTCTTACCTGACACCTGGTGCCACATCAAGAACTGGTTGAGCAACAGCCTCGTGTTTGCTCTGCCCACATTGCACCATGGCCCCAGCTAAACCTGAGTTCTGAGTAAAGGATTCTTGTGTCAATGCTGGCACTGAAAGCATCAACCCTTGCTCCCTTCCCAGTTCCCACTGGAATGCCTCAGGGGTTCCTTTTCTTGGTGGTGctgcaaaaaacaaacaattcCTCAAAACTGATGGCAGACTCCCAAGTTTTTGTTAGTGACCAGTACTGACCTGAAGTCTGCAGTGAATCACTTCTAAAAACTGCATTAAATCCTGCTTCTCTCAGGGCAGCTTGGTGGAGACCCTGCGAGAAGTGAGGCCAACTGCTTTTTTGGGAGTTCCTCGTgtctgggaaaaaatggaagagaaaatgagATCTGTGGGCATGAAAGCCTCCGCGCTCCGAAGGAGAGTGGCAGCGTGGGCCAAGGGAGTGGGGCTGCAGACCAACCTCAAGAGGATGAATGGGTAATTATGAGCTACATTTCAGGGATGCTGATGAGCTTTAGGAGAACTTTCCTGTCAGATCAGGGGTTTTATTCCATCCAGGGGTTATATTCCATCCAGGATTATATCTCCTGTGACAGACCAGTGTCATGTGGACTTGATGaggagcagcaagagctggagggGGAAATAATCCATTATTTAACTGAATGAACTGAAACAGGGTGAAGATaaaaggagggaggggaggagctCTATATGTTTTATGAACTGAAGCAGGATGAAGATGAGAGGAAGGGGAGGAGTCACGTGTGCCATTTTCCTGGTGCAGGTGCTCCGAGGAGCCGGTGAACTTCCGCCTGGCCAGGCAGCTGGTGTACAGGAAGGTGCGCAAGGCCATCGGGCTGGACCGCTGCACCAAGTGCTACACGGGGGCTGCTCCCATCACCAGAGAGACCCTGGAATTCTTTCTGAGCCTGAACATTCTCGTGCTGGAGCTCTATGGGATGAGTGAGAGCTCTGGGCCTCACACGGTCTCCCTACCTTACGCCTTCAGGCTCGGCAGGTGAGCGccttcctgggagcagagggaggctgcTAGGTTCTTTTTCTTGGGCCAGGCCTTATGAACcttcaaaagggaacctaacacacccaaggatagcttagctattacctttggaggcaaaataatgagcaggatggcttctgctgcagtgttagaaacaaaggtttaataaaagacaaaaaaacaaacagaaaaactcgagccaggtacagaggtctgcccctggtataaacaccttcacaaaagccttttagttcttttgttctcctcttttctacctgatggcccaaGCGaggctttttggcttctatccactTAGATGACCCCGAGTTTTTGGTGAAGCCTCTGGAgtcctatgaggtggcttttcacctaatccttgagagaaacttctgggcttctttccttttttagggaacaaaggctagctttgccactctgtcattagggggcactctcctacaCTCCTACAGGAGGGCACAtccatctcctgctgcagctcatccCCAGAGCCTTGCTGCCACTAAAAGGTCACTGGGGAGCCATGTCACAGGTGAAGAGATCtgccaagggcagcagcagcagggatatGTGAAATTAccttggctgggctctgtggGAGCTGGGAAGAAGTGAGGGGCTGGTGGGATGAAGGAAAAGTTGGCAACTCCAACCTACCCTTGGCTTTAATGGCAAATGACTAAAGGGTGCAGGGTGTCTTTGAACAGCTTGTTCAGTCTGCACAGTGAAAGTTTGCTGCCAAGGACATAAATCTGCTCATTCAAAGCTCAGGTGTTGAGAACAATGAGTGCAAAGCAGCAGGTGTGTGAGCACTGATCTCTGCAATAACAACTCTTTCTGCAGCTGCCCTTACACGAGCAGATGCCATTAAAGCTCCTTGCTGGAGCTCTTGAGCTAAAAGgctgctgggctttgttcaAACCCTTCAGCTTGAGAGGTGCTGCTGTAACTTCTGCTTGAATTCAGTCTAAAATAAATGAATCCTTGCTGTGTTTcagctgtgggaaggagctggcAGGGTGCCACACCCTGATCCATAAACCAGACAAGGATGGCATTGGAGAGATCTGCTTCTCAGGAAGGCACATCTTCATGGGCTACCTGAACATGGAGGACAAAACCAAAGAAGCCATCGATGAGGATGGCTGGCTGCACTCAGGGGACCTGGGCAAGCATGACAAGGATGGATTCCTCTTCATCACAGGCAGAATTAAAGGTACCACATCCCCTGATTTATCTTGATGTTGTGCAGCTATGGAACCAGTGAGTTGTTGATGTTGGAAAGACCCCATGGAGCCCAACTgttccctcagcactgccaaggccaccataacccatgtccccagttTCCCtatcttttaaatccctccagggatggaggggactccatcactgccctgggcagcctgttccaatgctgaacagtgaagaaatttttcccaatatccaacttAAATCTCCTCTGGTACAGGGGACACTCTGCTGGTTGTGTGGTTGTGACTTGCTCAGAAGAATATTCAAATCCTTCTCCTGGAGTTTCCACTTGGATGTGGCTGCAGGGTGTCCTGCCCTGTGGTGGGAGGacagggccaggctctggagccAGGGTGTGTTTGTGGAGTGAGGGAGAAGCCCTCTGATTTCAGCACCAGTGCAGTCAGTGCTTTGTGAGCTTGTTTAAccagcagctccctcagttTCAGGAGCTTTGCTGGGTGACCTccaaggaaaacagcagcttaACACTGTTGTGCAAGTGCCTTGTAGCAATGGGGCTCTTGGGACAGAGTTTGAGCAACTCCAGACAAAACCAAAGTCACTCAAGCCTTCAGCCCTCAAGAGGGAGAGGTGCTCATGTGAGGGCAGCACTGAGGAGCAGGACATTGAGCAGGGGggctcccctctgctctgcagcacacaggAACCTCCCTTCACTTCAATTTCAATAATTTGGGTGCCAGCTTAGGAGCCTTGGAGGCCTGGATCTGTGCCGAGGGGCtcacctgcactgccaggctgcaAACACCATGGAGCACCAAGGctgggctctgtgtgagcagctcctgctcctccctccaGGCCTGCTGCAGTCaggggagcagcactggggctggaaaagccctttaGGATCACTGAgtgcagcacccccagggccatCTCTAAACCtcatccccaagtgccacatccccaCATTTTGGAGCTCTGCTGACACAGACTCACTCTTTGATCCAGCAAAGGAGCAGTGGAGTTGTTGCAGATTGTGGGAAGGGGAGAAGCTCTGAGCATTAATCAGGATTTGATTGTTTTCCAGAGCTCATCATCACAGCAGGAGGTGAGAACATTCCTCCTATTCCAATTGAGGATGCTGTCAAGAGTGCTGTTCCCATCATCAGCAACGCCATGTTGGTTGGAGACAAAGCCAAATTCCTTTCTATGCTCCTGACACTAAAGGTAATGGCAAACAGGGTGGGGATGCACCACCTGTGCTGCTGAATCTCATTAATTCCAGGCAGGAAGAGTTGTTACACATTTTT
Above is a window of Passer domesticus isolate bPasDom1 chromosome 21, bPasDom1.hap1, whole genome shotgun sequence DNA encoding:
- the ACSBG2 gene encoding long-chain-fatty-acid--CoA ligase ACSBG2 isoform X2, translated to MRGTVLCESDARMALAEPVSVAYCNSALQGSCEVAGEDVLLNSSPRTAEPHNSEPGEDSKMERYQGNSLGPKDFSSPGSSVWTTRCDGEVRLRMEEQGPGSEAPRTVHQLFQESVNKYSDYYALASKKDGRWMKLTYKMYYDECWKAAKSFLKLGLERFHGVGILGFNSAEWFIADIGAILAGGFAVGIYTTNSPEACHYVAENCSANVIVVENHKQLQKILEIEHRLPHLKGIVQYGEEIKEKRPNLYSWREFMELGRDVPDSQLHEIIASQKPNQCCTLIYTSGTTGQPKGVMLSHDNLTWTAVVAARSIMLSDAHDRQEEVVSYLPLSHIAAQMCDIWAAMAFGVQVYFARPDALKGSLVETLREVRPTAFLGVPRVWEKMEEKMRSVGMKASALRRRVAAWAKGVGLQTNLKRMNGCSEEPVNFRLARQLVYRKVRKAIGLDRCTKCYTGAAPITRETLEFFLSLNILVLELYGMSESSGPHTVSLPYAFRLGSCGKELAGCHTLIHKPDKDGIGEICFSGRHIFMGYLNMEDKTKEAIDEDGWLHSGDLGKHDKDGFLFITGRIKELIITAGGENIPPIPIEDAVKSAVPIISNAMLVGDKAKFLSMLLTLKCVVNADTGEPGDDLTPEALEFCQKLGSKATKVSEIISSKDKAIYTAIQKGISAVNEGAVSNAQKVQKWALLEKDFSIFGGELGPTMKLKRPAVVQKYRDQIAQFYTDTDIPLGEPSARP
- the ACSBG2 gene encoding long-chain-fatty-acid--CoA ligase ACSBG2 isoform X4 is translated as MALAEPVSVAYCNSALQGSCEVAGEDVLLNSSPRTAEPHNSEPGEDSKMERYQGNSLGPKADFSSPGSSVWTTRCDGEVRLRMEEQGPGSEAPRTVHQLFQESVNKYSDYYALASKKDGRWMKLTYKMYYDECWKAAKSFLKLGLERFHGVGILGFNSAEWFIADIGAILAGGFAVGIYTTNSPEACHYVAENCSANVIVVENHKQLQKILEIEHRLPHLKGIVQYGEEIKEKRPNLYSWREFMELGRDVPDSQLHEIIASQKPNQCCTLIYTSGTTGQPKGVMLSHDNLTWTAVVAARSIMLSDAHDRQEEVVSYLPLSHIAAQMCDIWAAMAFGVQVYFARPDALKGSLVETLREVRPTAFLGVPRVWEKMEEKMRSVGMKASALRRRVAAWAKGVGLQTNLKRMNGCSEEPVNFRLARQLVYRKVRKAIGLDRCTKCYTGAAPITRETLEFFLSLNILVLELYGMSESSGPHTVSLPYAFRLGSCGKELAGCHTLIHKPDKDGIGEICFSGRHIFMGYLNMEDKTKEAIDEDGWLHSGDLGKHDKDGFLFITGRIKELIITAGGENIPPIPIEDAVKSAVPIISNAMLVGDKAKFLSMLLTLKCVVNADTGEPGDDLTPEALEFCQKLGSKATKVSEIISSKDKAIYTAIQKGISAVNEGAVSNAQKVQKWALLEKDFSIFGGELGPTMKLKRPAVVQKYRDQIAQFYTDTDIPLGEPSARP
- the ACSBG2 gene encoding long-chain-fatty-acid--CoA ligase ACSBG2 isoform X6; the encoded protein is MERYQGNSLGPKDFSSPGSSVWTTRCDGEVRLRMEEQGPGSEAPRTVHQLFQESVNKYSDYYALASKKDGRWMKLTYKMYYDECWKAAKSFLKLGLERFHGVGILGFNSAEWFIADIGAILAGGFAVGIYTTNSPEACHYVAENCSANVIVVENHKQLQKILEIEHRLPHLKGIVQYGEEIKEKRPNLYSWREFMELGRDVPDSQLHEIIASQKPNQCCTLIYTSGTTGQPKGVMLSHDNLTWTAVVAARSIMLSDAHDRQEEVVSYLPLSHIAAQMCDIWAAMAFGVQVYFARPDALKGSLVETLREVRPTAFLGVPRVWEKMEEKMRSVGMKASALRRRVAAWAKGVGLQTNLKRMNGCSEEPVNFRLARQLVYRKVRKAIGLDRCTKCYTGAAPITRETLEFFLSLNILVLELYGMSESSGPHTVSLPYAFRLGSCGKELAGCHTLIHKPDKDGIGEICFSGRHIFMGYLNMEDKTKEAIDEDGWLHSGDLGKHDKDGFLFITGRIKELIITAGGENIPPIPIEDAVKSAVPIISNAMLVGDKAKFLSMLLTLKCVVNADTGEPGDDLTPEALEFCQKLGSKATKVSEIISSKDKAIYTAIQKGISAVNEGAVSNAQKVQKWALLEKDFSIFGGELGPTMKLKRPAVVQKYRDQIAQFYTDTDIPLGEPSARP
- the ACSBG2 gene encoding long-chain-fatty-acid--CoA ligase ACSBG2 isoform X1 produces the protein MRGTVLCESDARMALAEPVSVAYCNSALQGSCEVAGEDVLLNSSPRTAEPHNSEPGEDSKMERYQGNSLGPKADFSSPGSSVWTTRCDGEVRLRMEEQGPGSEAPRTVHQLFQESVNKYSDYYALASKKDGRWMKLTYKMYYDECWKAAKSFLKLGLERFHGVGILGFNSAEWFIADIGAILAGGFAVGIYTTNSPEACHYVAENCSANVIVVENHKQLQKILEIEHRLPHLKGIVQYGEEIKEKRPNLYSWREFMELGRDVPDSQLHEIIASQKPNQCCTLIYTSGTTGQPKGVMLSHDNLTWTAVVAARSIMLSDAHDRQEEVVSYLPLSHIAAQMCDIWAAMAFGVQVYFARPDALKGSLVETLREVRPTAFLGVPRVWEKMEEKMRSVGMKASALRRRVAAWAKGVGLQTNLKRMNGCSEEPVNFRLARQLVYRKVRKAIGLDRCTKCYTGAAPITRETLEFFLSLNILVLELYGMSESSGPHTVSLPYAFRLGSCGKELAGCHTLIHKPDKDGIGEICFSGRHIFMGYLNMEDKTKEAIDEDGWLHSGDLGKHDKDGFLFITGRIKELIITAGGENIPPIPIEDAVKSAVPIISNAMLVGDKAKFLSMLLTLKCVVNADTGEPGDDLTPEALEFCQKLGSKATKVSEIISSKDKAIYTAIQKGISAVNEGAVSNAQKVQKWALLEKDFSIFGGELGPTMKLKRPAVVQKYRDQIAQFYTDTDIPLGEPSARP
- the ACSBG2 gene encoding long-chain-fatty-acid--CoA ligase ACSBG2 isoform X5, which encodes MERYQGNSLGPKADFSSPGSSVWTTRCDGEVRLRMEEQGPGSEAPRTVHQLFQESVNKYSDYYALASKKDGRWMKLTYKMYYDECWKAAKSFLKLGLERFHGVGILGFNSAEWFIADIGAILAGGFAVGIYTTNSPEACHYVAENCSANVIVVENHKQLQKILEIEHRLPHLKGIVQYGEEIKEKRPNLYSWREFMELGRDVPDSQLHEIIASQKPNQCCTLIYTSGTTGQPKGVMLSHDNLTWTAVVAARSIMLSDAHDRQEEVVSYLPLSHIAAQMCDIWAAMAFGVQVYFARPDALKGSLVETLREVRPTAFLGVPRVWEKMEEKMRSVGMKASALRRRVAAWAKGVGLQTNLKRMNGCSEEPVNFRLARQLVYRKVRKAIGLDRCTKCYTGAAPITRETLEFFLSLNILVLELYGMSESSGPHTVSLPYAFRLGSCGKELAGCHTLIHKPDKDGIGEICFSGRHIFMGYLNMEDKTKEAIDEDGWLHSGDLGKHDKDGFLFITGRIKELIITAGGENIPPIPIEDAVKSAVPIISNAMLVGDKAKFLSMLLTLKCVVNADTGEPGDDLTPEALEFCQKLGSKATKVSEIISSKDKAIYTAIQKGISAVNEGAVSNAQKVQKWALLEKDFSIFGGELGPTMKLKRPAVVQKYRDQIAQFYTDTDIPLGEPSARP
- the ACSBG2 gene encoding long-chain-fatty-acid--CoA ligase ACSBG2 isoform X3, translated to MWTVLCESDARMALAEPVSVAYCNSALQGSCEVAGEDVLLNSSPRTAEPHNSEPGEDSKMERYQGNSLGPKADFSSPGSSVWTTRCDGEVRLRMEEQGPGSEAPRTVHQLFQESVNKYSDYYALASKKDGRWMKLTYKMYYDECWKAAKSFLKLGLERFHGVGILGFNSAEWFIADIGAILAGGFAVGIYTTNSPEACHYVAENCSANVIVVENHKQLQKILEIEHRLPHLKGIVQYGEEIKEKRPNLYSWREFMELGRDVPDSQLHEIIASQKPNQCCTLIYTSGTTGQPKGVMLSHDNLTWTAVVAARSIMLSDAHDRQEEVVSYLPLSHIAAQMCDIWAAMAFGVQVYFARPDALKGSLVETLREVRPTAFLGVPRVWEKMEEKMRSVGMKASALRRRVAAWAKGVGLQTNLKRMNGCSEEPVNFRLARQLVYRKVRKAIGLDRCTKCYTGAAPITRETLEFFLSLNILVLELYGMSESSGPHTVSLPYAFRLGSCGKELAGCHTLIHKPDKDGIGEICFSGRHIFMGYLNMEDKTKEAIDEDGWLHSGDLGKHDKDGFLFITGRIKELIITAGGENIPPIPIEDAVKSAVPIISNAMLVGDKAKFLSMLLTLKCVVNADTGEPGDDLTPEALEFCQKLGSKATKVSEIISSKDKAIYTAIQKGISAVNEGAVSNAQKVQKWALLEKDFSIFGGELGPTMKLKRPAVVQKYRDQIAQFYTDTDIPLGEPSARP